In Flavobacterium luteolum, the DNA window ACTTTCTCTGCTTTTCTTTCTTTTACAATAATCGTATTTCCAGCAGAAAAACTAAAGTCAAAATCTTTATCAGAGAAACTGGCTTCCAATAAATCATTTACCTTAATTTTTCCTTTTTTCAAATGTACTTTAGGCAATTTTTTAAATAAATCTTCCTGATAAATAAAAGTATAATTGGTCTGTTTTGTAATGATGTCAAAAACTTCGTCAACAGATACTGTTTTATCAGCTGTAATTACAACTTTCGTGTTTTGTGAAAATAGATTTACGGGAGAAAAACCAAAAATTGTAGTACAAAACAAGAAGATAAAAGTTCTCATAATGTTAATAATTAGCCGCTTTCTAAAATAGAAATAGGCACTGGTTAATTTAAATTTCATAAATTTACATGTTAATTGGTTGGTTGGTTAATAAAACTGACTTACTGGTTGATACACAGAAAGGGATAAAGCGCAGTACGGTGAGAGGTCTAAACTTTAATCCCTTTTCTTTTTTATTTGATTATAATCTTATTGTCTTTTTTCTCATAGGCATTAATAAAATTAATATTCTTGATCGTGGTTAATATATCTTCTAATTTCTGATTCTTATTTAAAACCCCATTAAACTTAACATTGCCAAGCGCTGGATCTGCAAACACGATATCAACATCATACCATCTTGACAATACTCTCGCAATATCTTTTAGAGGCATTCCTTTAAACACAAACAAACCTTTTCTCCAAGAAATCTCATTGTAAACATCGACTTCAGAAACACTGATATTTCCGTTATACTCCGTTATTTTAGACTGCTGGCTCGGAGTCAGAATTTGCTTTTTAGCAGCATTGCTCACAGCAACAACTCCTTCTACCAAAGTGGTATAAATAGCTGGTTCGTCTCTGTACGCCTTAATATTAAATTCAGTTCCGATAACCTCAACATTCTGTTCTTGGGTTTTTACTTTAAATCTTGAACCTTTATGTTTGGTACTTGGCGATACTTCAAAATAAGCCTCTCCATAAACCAATTCTACTTGTCTGGTTTGTCCATCAACAAAAGCAACCGGATATCTTAATTGCGATTCAGAATTCAGCCACACTTTGGTGCTGTCCGCCAGCTGTACAAAAAACTGTCCGCCTCTCGGAATCGTTAAAAGGTTATTGGCAATTGCCACAGATTTTCCGTTAGAATTGTAAACCAATTTTTCTCCGTTACTAGAAGCATTTCCTTTGGTATATGATTTTCCTTTTTCTAATGCAATTACAGAACCGTCTTCCAGAGTCAGAGTGGCTTTATCGCTTCCGATTAAGATTTCTTTGTGTGCCACTTGCGGAGTTTCAATTTTAAGAGGATTTGTTTTGCTTACTATTAATGAAATTGAAATCAGCAATAACAATGACGCCGCCATTGCAGTCAGTTTAAAAGCTGTTTTGGTATAAAATGGTTGAATTGGTATTACTTTAGATTCTTCAGATTGAATGGCGTTTTGAAGACGGGCTCTCATTCTAAACTCAAGCTCTCCTTTAGATCCTAAAGTTTCATCCCAATCTTTATCGGTTTGAAAACTTTCGTAATAATTCAATAATTTATTATTCTCCTCGAGATTGGTATCACCGGAAAGATATCTATTTAGTAACAGTAAGAAATCCTCTTTTTTCATTTTTTATTGTATTATTTCGGGAGTATATGAGATAAGTAACCAAAAAGGAATATACCCCCTAGTCCAAATTGATTTTTTTTTTGATTTTTTTTGAAAAAG includes these proteins:
- a CDS encoding FecR family protein, which produces MKKEDFLLLLNRYLSGDTNLEENNKLLNYYESFQTDKDWDETLGSKGELEFRMRARLQNAIQSEESKVIPIQPFYTKTAFKLTAMAASLLLLISISLIVSKTNPLKIETPQVAHKEILIGSDKATLTLEDGSVIALEKGKSYTKGNASSNGEKLVYNSNGKSVAIANNLLTIPRGGQFFVQLADSTKVWLNSESQLRYPVAFVDGQTRQVELVYGEAYFEVSPSTKHKGSRFKVKTQEQNVEVIGTEFNIKAYRDEPAIYTTLVEGVVAVSNAAKKQILTPSQQSKITEYNGNISVSEVDVYNEISWRKGLFVFKGMPLKDIARVLSRWYDVDIVFADPALGNVKFNGVLNKNQKLEDILTTIKNINFINAYEKKDNKIIIK